In Methanosarcina barkeri MS, a single window of DNA contains:
- a CDS encoding CDC48 family AAA ATPase, producing the protein MEEIQLKVEKAYPIDLGRGIIRLDPTTLLKLQLSPGDIVEIRGKKKTTAKVWRADRQDWDQGLVRIDNFIRQNAGVSIGEKVTIKKVEAPEAKKLVLALPESMMQGGPELQFGEHANEIIKRHILKRPVFRGDIIPIINSMSQPMTESLTTSQVIPLVAVETDPANTIVLVTEATLIELRKKPVQGYEKATRGVTTYEDIGGLGAEIMRVREMIELPMKHPELFAHLNIEPPKGVILYGPPGTGKTLIAKAVANESGASFHYIAGPEIVGKFYGESEERLRKIFEEATQDAPSVIFIDEIDSIAPKRENVTGEVERRVVAQLLTLLDGMVERGQVVVIGATNRVDAIDPALRRPGRFDREIHIGVPDTKDRYEILQIHTRGMPIERDEEPEEIEKVETEADEAALERERKEKADKYLMYLAERTQGFVGADLLALVQEAAMRCLRENLPDLDLENEPVPPERLEKIVVTKKNFEDALMEAEPSALREIYVEMPTVSWNDVGGLDEAKQSITEAVEWPIKNPEKFAHMGIKAPRGILLYGPPGTGKTLIAKAVAKESNANFISVKGPEIFSKWLGESEKAIRETFRKARQVAPCVIFFDEIDSIASMPGMESTDSHTSERVLNQLLTEMDGLESLRDVVVIAATNRPNLLDPAILRPGRFDRLVYIGSPDKKGRLKIFRIHTKGTPLADDVDLEALADITEGYVGADIESVCREAVMIALRENFDAESVEMRHFREALKKVKPTITENIAQFYEKIEAQFKGGQRLTETAGYIGYR; encoded by the coding sequence ATGGAAGAAATACAGTTGAAGGTTGAAAAAGCATATCCTATCGACCTTGGAAGAGGAATTATCCGACTTGACCCTACAACTTTGCTGAAGCTTCAGCTCTCACCAGGCGACATCGTGGAAATAAGAGGTAAGAAAAAGACCACGGCAAAGGTATGGAGAGCTGACAGGCAGGACTGGGACCAGGGACTCGTGAGAATTGATAACTTCATCCGGCAAAATGCAGGCGTTTCCATAGGAGAGAAGGTAACTATCAAAAAAGTTGAAGCTCCGGAAGCAAAAAAGCTTGTTTTGGCGCTTCCTGAAAGCATGATGCAGGGGGGACCTGAACTTCAGTTTGGGGAACATGCAAATGAAATCATAAAACGGCATATTCTCAAAAGGCCGGTTTTCAGGGGGGACATCATTCCTATAATAAATTCGATGTCTCAGCCAATGACAGAATCCCTTACTACAAGCCAGGTAATCCCTCTGGTTGCTGTTGAGACTGACCCTGCAAACACGATTGTTCTTGTTACGGAAGCGACGCTTATCGAACTTCGTAAAAAGCCGGTTCAGGGGTATGAAAAAGCAACCCGGGGCGTGACTACTTATGAAGATATAGGAGGCCTCGGGGCTGAGATCATGCGTGTCCGGGAAATGATAGAGCTGCCCATGAAGCATCCTGAACTTTTCGCCCACCTTAATATCGAACCTCCGAAAGGAGTTATTCTCTATGGCCCACCCGGAACCGGAAAAACTCTGATTGCAAAAGCCGTAGCCAATGAATCCGGGGCAAGTTTCCATTACATTGCCGGCCCTGAAATTGTAGGGAAATTCTATGGAGAAAGTGAAGAAAGGCTAAGGAAGATCTTCGAGGAAGCAACTCAGGATGCGCCGTCGGTTATTTTTATTGATGAAATTGATTCCATTGCTCCTAAAAGAGAGAATGTAACAGGGGAAGTGGAAAGGCGTGTGGTCGCCCAGCTCTTGACTCTGCTTGACGGGATGGTAGAGAGAGGCCAGGTTGTGGTTATAGGAGCCACAAATCGTGTGGATGCGATTGATCCGGCACTCCGAAGACCAGGCCGCTTTGACAGAGAAATCCATATAGGTGTGCCTGATACCAAAGACAGATATGAAATCCTCCAGATCCATACCAGGGGTATGCCCATAGAAAGGGATGAGGAACCCGAGGAAATCGAAAAAGTCGAAACCGAAGCGGATGAAGCTGCCCTGGAGAGGGAAAGGAAAGAAAAGGCAGATAAATATCTGATGTATTTGGCTGAAAGGACCCAGGGGTTTGTAGGCGCAGATCTGCTGGCTCTTGTACAGGAAGCTGCCATGCGGTGCCTGAGGGAAAATCTGCCTGACCTTGATCTGGAAAATGAACCAGTTCCTCCTGAAAGGCTGGAAAAAATCGTTGTAACCAAGAAAAACTTTGAAGATGCCCTGATGGAGGCCGAACCCTCTGCTCTAAGAGAAATTTATGTTGAAATGCCCACAGTTAGCTGGAATGATGTTGGAGGGCTCGATGAAGCAAAGCAGTCCATTACTGAGGCTGTGGAATGGCCCATTAAAAATCCGGAAAAGTTCGCTCACATGGGTATAAAAGCTCCAAGAGGAATTTTGCTTTACGGCCCTCCAGGAACTGGAAAGACCCTGATAGCGAAGGCTGTTGCCAAAGAGTCAAATGCTAACTTTATAAGCGTCAAAGGGCCTGAGATTTTCTCAAAGTGGCTTGGAGAATCGGAAAAAGCTATCAGGGAGACCTTCAGGAAAGCACGACAGGTCGCTCCCTGTGTGATTTTCTTTGACGAAATTGATTCGATTGCTTCTATGCCAGGGATGGAATCTACTGACAGTCACACTTCTGAGAGGGTGCTTAACCAGCTTCTGACCGAGATGGACGGGCTTGAGTCTCTTAGAGATGTGGTGGTGATTGCCGCAACCAATCGCCCTAACCTTCTGGACCCTGCGATCCTGCGTCCAGGACGTTTTGACAGGTTGGTTTATATTGGTTCTCCTGACAAGAAAGGCAGGCTTAAAATCTTCAGGATCCATACAAAGGGTACACCTCTTGCTGATGATGTGGACCTTGAAGCCCTTGCCGACATAACTGAAGGGTATGTAGGTGCCGATATTGAGTCCGTTTGCAGGGAAGCCGTAATGATTGCCCTGAGGGAGAATTTCGATGCAGAATCTGTAGAAATGAGACACTTCAGGGAAGCTCTGAAGAAGGTAAAACCCACAATTACGGAGAATATCGCTCAGTTCTACGAAAAGATCGAGGCACAGTTTAAGGGAGGCCAGAGACTTACAGAAACAGCTGGCTATATCGGTTACAGGTAA